Proteins co-encoded in one Crateriforma spongiae genomic window:
- a CDS encoding porin, giving the protein MLAALACGLTAGQAMAGNGTIAQVGCFSDSCDSCDPCGEITCGCEPVGCDLGCDSGCDSGCDSLGCNLGGLGLCGDCCHDDPFTLFGEYGGISVGGWLQMGYHTAALPLFNSRPDEVQLHQAWLYAEKAIDTSCGFDIGGRIDYIYGTDSQDTQAFGIANDHWDNGWDNGADYGHALPQLYVEAGYGDLSVKAGHFYTIIGWEVVTAPDNFFYSHAYTMYNSEPFTHTGALATYNATDDLTFYGGYVLGWDSGFEDNGDAFLGGISAGLTDNLTVTYATVGGRFGDGNINRVDPGPPATVGRGENGYMHSIVADYAVSDNLQYIFQSDLLDTEDIDGATVRDTFGINQYLIYSINDCWALGTRFEWYQADAGVFNTDNDVYAWTSGINYKPNANVIIRPEVRWDWVDGDPTGILENDDDDQFTFGMDTIFLF; this is encoded by the coding sequence ATGCTGGCGGCGTTGGCCTGTGGCCTGACTGCCGGGCAAGCTATGGCCGGCAACGGCACGATTGCTCAAGTCGGTTGCTTCAGCGACAGCTGCGACAGCTGTGATCCTTGCGGCGAAATCACCTGTGGTTGCGAACCGGTCGGATGCGACCTGGGTTGCGACAGCGGATGTGACAGCGGCTGCGATTCGCTGGGCTGCAACCTGGGCGGACTGGGACTTTGTGGCGACTGCTGCCACGACGATCCGTTCACGCTGTTCGGCGAGTACGGCGGAATTTCGGTCGGCGGATGGTTGCAAATGGGCTACCACACGGCTGCCCTGCCGCTGTTCAACAGCCGTCCCGATGAAGTTCAGCTGCACCAAGCTTGGTTGTACGCCGAAAAGGCGATCGACACCTCGTGTGGTTTCGATATCGGTGGTCGCATCGATTACATCTACGGTACCGATTCGCAAGACACCCAAGCGTTTGGTATCGCCAACGATCACTGGGATAACGGCTGGGACAACGGTGCCGATTACGGGCACGCCCTGCCCCAGTTGTACGTTGAAGCTGGCTACGGCGATTTGTCGGTCAAGGCCGGTCACTTCTACACCATCATCGGATGGGAAGTCGTTACCGCCCCTGACAACTTCTTCTACAGCCACGCGTACACGATGTACAACAGCGAGCCGTTCACCCACACCGGTGCACTGGCGACGTACAACGCGACCGATGACCTGACCTTCTACGGCGGATACGTCTTGGGCTGGGACAGCGGTTTCGAAGACAACGGCGATGCCTTCTTGGGCGGGATTTCGGCCGGTCTGACCGACAACCTGACGGTCACCTACGCGACCGTTGGCGGACGTTTCGGTGATGGCAACATCAACCGCGTCGATCCCGGACCGCCAGCAACGGTCGGTCGTGGCGAAAACGGATACATGCACTCGATCGTCGCCGACTACGCGGTCAGCGACAATCTGCAGTACATCTTCCAGTCGGACCTGTTGGACACCGAAGACATCGACGGCGCGACCGTTCGTGACACCTTCGGCATCAACCAGTACCTGATCTACTCGATCAACGACTGCTGGGCTCTGGGAACTCGTTTCGAGTGGTACCAAGCGGACGCCGGCGTGTTCAACACCGACAACGACGTCTACGCTTGGACCAGCGGCATCAACTACAAGCCGAATGCCAACGTGATCATTCGTCCCGAAGTCCGCTGGGACTGGGTTGATGGCGATCCGACCGGAATTCTGGAGAACGATGACGACGACCAGTTCACCTTCGGTATGGACACGATCTTCCTGTTCTAG